A genomic window from Chlorobium phaeobacteroides DSM 266 includes:
- the murB gene encoding UDP-N-acetylmuramate dehydrogenase produces MENLSLPCPFLNNVHLSEKTYYQIGGKARLFALPESVRHIGDLLCWNRIHQFPLALMGMGSNTLFSSEPFEGIVISFENMNRMFWISEHELFCEAGVENGAISEELLNKERGGGEWLYRLPGQIGSTVRMNARCFGGEIADVTSGIMTASISGALRWHRPDEVFLGYKNTSIMDRSEIVVAVVLSFSAVKKHDEIQDLMESFEKERFDKHHFDYPSCGSTFKNNYEVGQSSGRIFEALGFKGVREGGAQVSPYHANFIYNTGGATSSDVLRLAAKMKTVAATAIPAKLDLEVQCIGLHPKILLEACGVPFVPDRVDDEMGWAGMFWLPHAEEAKSTLHDHHPELLLYGPLTNYSDESLSFPGGLFVSVEQLLSLDDAVCDPEQPFLRWSTIAVDASVFARLPGAAIGDNGFTDELWQYSVSELFLGHGEAEKEYVEFEMTPDGGWVALKFSHRRKRANGFEIPVQEPWERHTTRFHDPNRFGMTFSYSLLEPFIVDRTLAMQCAASIGESRYGLFPWWKSPIGTPDFHQPDRYYRVQLG; encoded by the coding sequence ATGGAAAACCTCTCTTTGCCTTGCCCTTTTCTCAATAATGTTCATCTGTCGGAAAAAACCTATTATCAGATCGGCGGTAAAGCACGTCTTTTTGCATTGCCTGAAAGTGTTCGACATATCGGGGATCTTCTGTGCTGGAACAGGATCCATCAGTTTCCGCTTGCGTTGATGGGCATGGGAAGCAACACGCTTTTTTCCAGCGAGCCTTTTGAGGGTATTGTTATTTCGTTTGAAAACATGAACCGGATGTTCTGGATTTCAGAACATGAATTATTCTGTGAAGCCGGAGTTGAAAACGGCGCCATTTCAGAAGAACTTCTCAATAAAGAGCGGGGAGGGGGAGAGTGGCTTTACCGTTTGCCGGGACAAATCGGGTCAACGGTGAGAATGAATGCCCGGTGTTTCGGCGGGGAGATTGCCGATGTTACGTCGGGTATTATGACTGCCTCGATAAGCGGAGCGCTTCGATGGCATAGACCGGATGAAGTGTTTCTCGGCTACAAGAACACATCGATCATGGATCGTTCGGAAATTGTCGTAGCTGTTGTGCTCTCTTTTTCCGCTGTGAAAAAACACGATGAGATTCAGGATCTGATGGAAAGTTTTGAAAAAGAGAGGTTTGATAAACATCATTTTGATTATCCGAGTTGCGGTTCAACCTTCAAGAATAATTATGAGGTCGGGCAATCGAGTGGACGGATTTTTGAAGCGCTGGGCTTCAAGGGAGTGCGGGAGGGAGGCGCTCAGGTAAGCCCCTATCATGCAAATTTTATCTATAATACCGGCGGGGCAACCTCCTCCGATGTGCTTCGCCTTGCAGCGAAAATGAAAACGGTGGCAGCAACCGCAATACCGGCTAAACTCGATCTCGAGGTTCAGTGTATTGGCTTGCACCCTAAGATTCTGCTTGAGGCCTGTGGCGTTCCTTTTGTGCCTGACAGGGTTGACGATGAGATGGGATGGGCGGGGATGTTCTGGCTTCCGCATGCAGAAGAGGCTAAATCCACTCTTCATGACCATCATCCGGAGTTGCTGCTTTATGGCCCGCTTACAAATTATTCAGACGAGTCGCTCTCCTTTCCGGGAGGTTTGTTTGTTTCAGTTGAGCAGTTACTTTCTCTTGACGATGCAGTATGTGACCCGGAACAACCCTTTCTGCGCTGGAGTACCATAGCTGTTGACGCTTCGGTATTCGCCAGGCTTCCCGGTGCAGCAATTGGTGACAACGGGTTTACCGATGAACTGTGGCAATACAGCGTGTCCGAACTTTTTTTAGGCCATGGAGAAGCAGAAAAAGAATACGTCGAGTTTGAAATGACACCTGACGGCGGCTGGGTAGCCCTTAAGTTCAGTCATAGGCGAAAAAGGGCAAACGGATTTGAAATACCTGTACAGGAACCATGGGAACGCCATACGACCAGGTTTCATGATCCGAACCGTTTCGGCATGACCTTTTCCTATTCACTGCTTGAACCATTTATTGTCGATCGCACTTTGGCAATGCAGTGCGCAGCAAGTATCGGCGAGTCTCGTTACGGTTTGTTTCCTTGGTGGAAAAGCCCGATCGGCACTCCGGATTTTCATCAGCCCGATCGATATTACCGGGTACAGCTCGGCTGA
- a CDS encoding FAD/NAD(P)-binding protein, giving the protein MPAIMKIVAKRDEAPGVKTLRLEFQNPADLDYFRNTYRTGMFGLYGIYGEGESTFCVASPETRKDYIECTFRQSGRVTSALASAEIGDLITYRGPYGNRFPIEEFYGKNLLFIAGGIALPPTRSVIWSCLDQRDKFGKITIVYGARTVADLVYKEELDEWQNRNDVELVLTVDPGGESPDWQYRVGFVPSVLEQAAPSPENCIAVLCGPPIMIKFTLISLGKLGFDESNVYTTLENRMKCGLGKCGRCNVGSIYVCKEGPVFTAKEVSQMPAADL; this is encoded by the coding sequence ATGCCGGCAATCATGAAAATTGTCGCAAAGCGCGATGAAGCTCCCGGCGTGAAAACATTAAGACTTGAGTTTCAGAATCCGGCCGATCTCGACTATTTCAGGAACACGTATCGGACGGGCATGTTCGGTCTCTATGGCATCTATGGCGAAGGTGAAAGCACATTCTGTGTTGCCAGCCCTGAAACCCGCAAGGATTATATTGAATGCACCTTTCGTCAGTCAGGACGAGTGACTTCCGCTCTCGCCTCTGCCGAGATTGGTGACCTTATAACCTATAGGGGGCCGTATGGGAACCGGTTTCCGATCGAAGAATTTTATGGTAAAAACCTGCTCTTTATCGCAGGAGGAATTGCGCTTCCGCCGACACGCAGTGTAATCTGGTCTTGCCTTGACCAGAGAGACAAGTTCGGTAAAATCACTATCGTCTATGGAGCAAGAACCGTGGCCGATCTTGTCTATAAAGAGGAGCTTGATGAGTGGCAGAACCGCAATGATGTTGAACTGGTTCTCACCGTTGATCCAGGAGGAGAGTCACCGGACTGGCAGTATCGAGTCGGCTTTGTACCCTCTGTGCTCGAACAGGCAGCCCCCTCTCCGGAAAACTGTATTGCAGTACTTTGTGGCCCGCCGATTATGATCAAGTTTACCCTGATTTCCCTTGGTAAACTCGGCTTTGATGAATCCAATGTTTACACTACCCTTGAAAACCGCATGAAATGCGGACTCGGCAAGTGCGGTCGGTGTAATGTCGGTTCGATTTATGTCTGCAAGGAGGGGCCTGTGTTTACGGCAAAAGAGGTTTCGCAAATGCCCGCTGCGGACCTTTAA